Proteins from a genomic interval of Desulfofustis limnaeus:
- a CDS encoding IS630 family transposase has product MRNQKPDLVLADSDRQELDKISRSRTEPASRVQRATILLMYASGTTITAITKTLGTTRPLVYRTVDKALAFGPLASLDDMKRSGRSRVIDDAAKSWVISLACQRPTERGYAAETWTYSSLVTHIRTHADRSGHHCLKKVSRSKVHDILTEGDIRPHKISYYLEQRDPQFEEKMIDVLCVYKDVEMINQSPDSTQNRESTTVSYDEKPGIQAIKNIAAQLRPVPGKHSTIGRDYEYKRLGTVSLLGGIDLHTGRVHALVKDRHRSREFVEFLDLIDGRYPEDWVIRIVLDNHSAHVSKETQRYLQSRPNRFHFVFTPKHGSWLNLIESFFSKIARSFLRHIRVDSKQELVERIYQGIEEINKDPVVFRWRYKMEEIATA; this is encoded by the coding sequence ATGCGCAACCAGAAGCCGGATTTGGTTCTTGCCGACAGCGACCGGCAAGAACTCGACAAAATCAGCCGGAGCCGGACCGAGCCGGCAAGCCGTGTTCAGCGAGCCACGATACTTCTGATGTATGCCAGCGGAACCACCATTACGGCAATTACCAAGACGTTGGGCACCACCCGCCCGCTGGTGTATCGAACCGTCGATAAAGCCTTGGCCTTTGGGCCGTTGGCCTCGCTTGACGATATGAAGCGTTCCGGCAGAAGTCGTGTCATCGATGACGCGGCGAAGAGCTGGGTTATTTCTTTGGCTTGCCAGCGACCGACCGAACGTGGCTATGCCGCCGAAACCTGGACCTACAGCAGTCTCGTCACGCATATCAGGACCCATGCCGACCGGAGCGGGCACCACTGCTTGAAGAAAGTGAGCAGGAGCAAGGTTCATGATATTCTGACCGAAGGAGACATTCGCCCACATAAAATCAGCTATTATCTGGAGCAGCGGGACCCTCAGTTTGAGGAGAAAATGATCGACGTCCTCTGTGTCTACAAGGACGTGGAAATGATCAATCAGTCTCCTGACAGTACCCAGAATCGGGAATCAACCACCGTGTCATACGACGAGAAACCGGGCATTCAAGCCATCAAAAATATTGCTGCCCAACTCCGACCGGTACCGGGAAAGCACTCGACCATCGGCCGTGATTATGAATACAAACGCTTGGGCACCGTCTCCTTGCTCGGCGGTATTGATCTCCATACCGGCAGGGTTCATGCACTGGTCAAAGACCGCCATCGGAGTCGCGAGTTTGTTGAGTTTCTTGATCTGATTGATGGCAGGTACCCGGAAGACTGGGTAATCAGGATTGTTTTGGATAACCATTCTGCTCATGTGTCAAAAGAAACGCAACGATATCTTCAGTCACGACCGAACCGGTTTCATTTTGTTTTCACACCGAAACATGGCTCCTGGCTCAACCTGATCGAATCGTTTTTCAGCAAGATTGCCCGATCCTTTCTCCGCCATATCCGCGTTGATTCAAAGCAAGAACTCGTGGAGCGTATTTACCAGGGGATCGAGGAAATCAACAAGGACCCCGTGGTCTTCCGGTGGCGGTATAAAATGGAAGAAATTGCCACCGCATAA
- a CDS encoding FAD-binding oxidoreductase, whose protein sequence is MSTLELKNRRGNPIHIHQETIDEFSRKLRGSLLLNESPEYEVARKVWNGSIDKKPAMIVRCHGTADVMASVDFVRDHGLLFSVRAGGHNVSGASVNDGGVVIDVSQMRSVHVDPHARIARVEAGARLGDLDHETVAFGLAAPVGVVSETGVAGLTLHGGTGWLMRKHGLSIDNLHAIEIVTADGKMLRTSADEHPDLFWALRGGGGNFGVATQFEFRLHPIGRQVSISMPIYAMENAREVMTACQKYMAAAPDDLMVLGVYWSGPPLPEVPKNHQGKPVVILLVVRSQNNITFMRWQFLPFYTATGRPRGPC, encoded by the coding sequence ATGAGCACCCTTGAACTGAAAAACCGACGAGGAAATCCGATCCACATACACCAGGAAACGATCGATGAATTCAGCAGGAAGCTTCGTGGGTCTCTCCTCTTGAATGAAAGCCCTGAATATGAAGTGGCGCGGAAGGTTTGGAACGGATCGATTGATAAAAAACCAGCGATGATCGTTCGCTGTCATGGTACCGCCGATGTTATGGCCTCTGTCGATTTCGTTCGCGACCACGGCCTGCTGTTCTCCGTTCGGGCCGGTGGCCATAATGTCTCAGGGGCGTCCGTGAATGACGGCGGTGTGGTTATCGATGTTTCACAGATGCGTAGTGTCCATGTTGATCCTCATGCACGGATTGCCCGGGTCGAAGCCGGCGCCAGGCTTGGCGATCTCGACCACGAGACGGTCGCGTTTGGTCTAGCCGCGCCGGTTGGCGTGGTTTCGGAGACCGGAGTTGCCGGTTTGACCCTGCACGGAGGTACCGGCTGGCTGATGAGGAAGCACGGGCTGTCCATCGACAACCTGCACGCCATAGAAATCGTCACTGCCGACGGTAAGATGCTCAGGACTTCGGCGGATGAACATCCCGATTTGTTCTGGGCTTTGCGCGGCGGCGGTGGAAACTTCGGGGTAGCAACACAGTTCGAGTTCAGGCTGCACCCCATTGGACGGCAGGTTTCCATCTCCATGCCGATATATGCCATGGAAAATGCTCGGGAGGTTATGACCGCCTGTCAAAAGTACATGGCTGCTGCTCCTGACGATCTGATGGTGCTTGGTGTTTACTGGAGCGGGCCCCCACTACCAGAGGTTCCGAAAAACCATCAGGGGAAACCGGTGGTCATCCTGCTAGTAGTTCGTTCGCAAAATAACATTACGTTTATGCGGTGGCAATTTCTTCCATTTTATACCGCCACCGGAAGACCACGGGGTCCTTGTTGA
- the hcp gene encoding hydroxylamine reductase yields the protein MFCNQCEQTAKGIGCEKVGVCGKSENVAGLQDLLTHAVQGLAIVATAARKVNVADPAVDQFIVEATFACLTNVDFDPARFETWIRKAVELRNDLRTRAEAAGATIDSTAAALTYLPAVDRAGLEAQGAALNLIQSLDPNEDLRSLKQIALYGLRGLAAYTDHAAILGKKDDAVYAFIEQALADLTRTDLGLNDLIALVLKCGEVNLKAMELLDAGNTGTYGHPVPTPVPLGHKAGKAILVSGHDLRDLHLLLEQTKDKGIHVYTHGEMLPCHGYPELKKYPHFYGHYGTAWQNQQKEFAEFPGAILFTTNCIQKPRESYQDNVFTTGLVGWPGLTHIGENKDFTPVIERALALPGFPSDEERGEVLTGFARNTVLGVADKVIDGVKSGAIKHFFLVGGCDGAKPGRNYYTEFVEQVPQDCIVLTLACGKFRFFDKKLGDIGGIPRLLDVGQCNDAYSAIQIAVALANAFNCGVNDLPLSLVLSWYEQKAVIILLTLLHLGIKDIRLGPSLPAFISPNVLNVLVENFSIKPIAATPQEDLQAILA from the coding sequence ATGTTTTGTAACCAGTGTGAACAGACTGCCAAGGGCATCGGATGTGAGAAAGTCGGTGTGTGCGGCAAGAGCGAAAACGTCGCCGGCTTGCAGGATCTTCTGACCCACGCCGTTCAGGGTCTGGCCATTGTCGCCACGGCCGCCCGCAAGGTGAATGTCGCCGATCCGGCGGTCGATCAATTCATCGTCGAAGCGACCTTTGCCTGCCTGACCAACGTCGACTTCGACCCGGCCCGCTTCGAAACTTGGATCCGCAAGGCTGTCGAGCTGCGCAACGATCTCAGGACCCGAGCCGAAGCAGCCGGCGCCACCATCGACAGCACGGCCGCCGCCCTGACCTACCTCCCGGCCGTCGACCGGGCCGGACTGGAAGCCCAAGGAGCCGCCCTCAACCTTATCCAGTCTCTGGATCCCAACGAAGATCTGCGCTCGCTCAAGCAGATCGCCCTGTACGGCCTGCGCGGCCTGGCCGCTTACACTGACCACGCCGCCATCCTGGGCAAGAAGGACGATGCGGTCTACGCCTTCATCGAACAGGCCCTGGCCGATCTGACCCGCACCGACCTCGGTCTCAACGACCTGATCGCCCTGGTCCTCAAATGCGGTGAAGTCAACCTCAAGGCCATGGAACTGCTCGATGCCGGCAACACCGGCACCTATGGTCACCCGGTGCCGACCCCGGTACCGCTCGGTCACAAGGCCGGCAAGGCAATCCTCGTCTCCGGTCACGACCTGCGCGATCTACACCTGCTGCTCGAGCAGACCAAGGATAAGGGCATCCACGTTTACACCCATGGAGAAATGCTGCCCTGCCACGGCTATCCGGAATTGAAAAAATATCCGCACTTCTACGGCCATTACGGTACCGCCTGGCAGAACCAGCAGAAAGAGTTCGCCGAGTTCCCCGGCGCCATTCTGTTCACCACCAACTGCATCCAGAAACCGCGCGAATCCTATCAGGACAACGTCTTTACCACCGGCCTGGTGGGTTGGCCCGGCCTCACCCATATCGGTGAGAACAAGGACTTCACGCCGGTGATCGAGCGGGCTCTGGCCCTGCCCGGTTTTCCGAGCGACGAGGAGCGCGGCGAGGTGCTGACCGGTTTTGCCCGCAACACCGTGCTCGGCGTCGCCGACAAGGTAATCGACGGCGTCAAGTCGGGCGCCATCAAGCATTTCTTCCTGGTCGGCGGCTGCGACGGCGCCAAGCCGGGCCGTAACTACTACACCGAGTTCGTCGAGCAGGTCCCCCAGGACTGCATAGTGCTCACCCTGGCCTGCGGTAAGTTCCGCTTCTTCGACAAGAAACTCGGCGACATCGGCGGTATCCCGCGCCTTCTCGACGTCGGTCAATGCAACGATGCCTATTCGGCCATCCAGATCGCCGTTGCCCTGGCCAACGCCTTCAACTGCGGGGTCAACGACCTGCCGCTGTCGCTGGTCCTCAGCTGGTACGAGCAGAAGGCAGTCATCATCCTGCTGACCCTGCTGCACCTGGGTATCAAGGATATCCGGCTCGGACCGTCCCTGCCGGCCTTCATCTCGCCCAACGTCCTCAACGTGCTGGTGGAAAACTTCTCCATCAAGCCGATCGCCGCGACGCCGCAGGAAGACCTGCAGGCTATCCTGGCCTGA
- a CDS encoding PEP/pyruvate-binding domain-containing protein → MNLVRQWRYWSRFLFFPGQLLRDKYRSFRELLQHDRKCLELLSDLEAIHYTGTPVDWSRVTRLVVALRWSMSNLVRSLDAMHPDRYLPLIDRFQQLEQQLQQAVSLPAEDTAPPYVITLAEAASAAPLAGGKAHQLGVLLNRTELIQPQGFVITATAGRLLLATNRLREPIDELLGEVDITDTPRLHSISREIVDLITGAEIPPPVLDAVSSRLDQFQRPSHTTSWAVRSSAVGEDGVFSFAGQYQSLLSVTDADLLDAYKTVLAGKYRPEAIAYRIRCGLADQETPMAALIMEMVEARAGGVIYSRDPEQRDVPDDPAPIAVYAVAGLGASLVDGSAAPEIHHFIRQPDGTLDTLDTTTASRKADSGSPLLDPATARRLAGWGQSLENLLGSPQDIEWCQDETGRCLLLQCRPLLDRQETTDATGTDTPPVPVQPLLIGGLSAAPGVGIGVVYLAETGDQLQETPPGSVLVLTHLPPTLAAIIDRLQAVVCEGGSRASHFATIAREFGLPVITGLQGATTALRQGDMVTVDGWSAIVYPGRLDTLAERYPQRTTILATPFAERMGAVIDLVSPLHLVDPTASNFRPQHCRSMHDVIRYSHEKGMTEMFSLVGRSGRELSGAKRVDGELPFTLSIIDLGGGLTMDAAHRRTITPKQFASPLLRACWRGLSHPDVTWHEGLLYLDWQEADRMAGGIVNLKSAKLGSYAVVARDYLHLMLRFGYHFAIIDSLAGDEPEANYLTFRFKGGGGSYDNRLRRLRLVSDVLTWAGFSTHAHGDLLDARFDRRSAAETISRLVAVSIIQGKCQLLDMKMDSDDSIAALVESMKKPLIAVIDGSP, encoded by the coding sequence ATGAACCTCGTCCGGCAGTGGCGCTACTGGAGCCGGTTCCTGTTTTTTCCCGGCCAGCTGCTGCGGGACAAATACCGATCGTTTCGCGAACTGCTGCAGCACGACCGTAAATGTCTCGAACTGCTGAGCGACCTGGAGGCGATTCACTACACCGGGACCCCGGTCGACTGGTCTCGGGTCACTCGCCTGGTGGTCGCTCTGCGCTGGTCGATGAGCAACCTGGTCCGATCGCTGGACGCCATGCATCCGGACCGCTACCTGCCCCTGATCGATCGCTTCCAGCAGCTTGAACAACAGCTGCAGCAGGCGGTCTCCCTGCCCGCCGAAGATACCGCGCCACCCTACGTCATTACGCTTGCCGAGGCCGCTTCCGCTGCCCCGTTGGCCGGCGGCAAAGCCCATCAGCTCGGTGTCCTGCTGAACCGGACGGAGCTGATCCAACCACAAGGCTTCGTCATCACCGCCACGGCCGGCCGCCTCCTGCTCGCTACCAATCGATTGCGCGAACCCATCGACGAACTGCTCGGCGAGGTCGACATTACCGACACTCCACGCCTGCACTCCATCTCCCGGGAGATCGTCGACTTGATCACCGGCGCGGAGATCCCGCCACCGGTTCTCGATGCGGTCAGCAGCCGGCTCGACCAGTTTCAACGGCCGAGCCATACCACCTCATGGGCAGTACGCAGCAGCGCTGTGGGGGAAGATGGCGTGTTCTCCTTCGCCGGTCAATACCAGAGCCTGCTCTCGGTCACCGACGCTGATCTCCTCGATGCCTACAAAACGGTGCTGGCCGGGAAATATCGGCCGGAAGCCATTGCCTACCGAATCCGCTGCGGCCTCGCCGACCAGGAGACCCCGATGGCGGCACTGATCATGGAAATGGTAGAGGCCCGGGCCGGAGGCGTTATTTACAGCCGGGATCCGGAACAAAGAGATGTCCCGGACGATCCGGCTCCCATCGCCGTCTATGCCGTAGCCGGTCTGGGTGCCTCCCTGGTTGACGGCAGCGCCGCCCCCGAGATCCATCATTTTATACGGCAACCTGACGGAACCCTCGACACGCTCGACACGACGACTGCGAGCCGAAAAGCCGACTCCGGATCGCCGCTGCTCGATCCGGCCACGGCACGCCGATTGGCCGGGTGGGGCCAGAGCCTGGAAAACCTGCTGGGCTCACCACAGGATATTGAATGGTGCCAGGACGAAACGGGCCGCTGCCTGCTTCTGCAGTGCCGCCCCCTGCTCGACCGGCAGGAGACGACCGACGCCACCGGTACCGACACCCCTCCCGTCCCGGTCCAGCCCCTGCTGATCGGCGGCCTGAGCGCCGCACCCGGCGTTGGTATCGGTGTCGTGTACCTTGCCGAAACCGGAGATCAGCTGCAGGAGACCCCACCAGGATCGGTGCTCGTCCTCACCCATCTCCCGCCGACTTTGGCCGCCATCATCGACCGGTTGCAGGCGGTGGTCTGCGAAGGGGGCAGCCGGGCCAGCCATTTTGCCACGATCGCCCGCGAGTTCGGCCTGCCGGTCATCACCGGCCTGCAGGGGGCCACGACCGCTCTACGCCAGGGTGACATGGTCACCGTCGATGGTTGGTCGGCCATCGTCTATCCCGGCCGACTCGACACGCTGGCGGAGCGTTACCCGCAGCGGACAACGATCCTGGCCACCCCCTTCGCCGAACGGATGGGTGCGGTCATCGATCTGGTCTCCCCGCTCCACCTGGTGGATCCAACCGCATCTAATTTCAGGCCGCAGCACTGCCGGAGCATGCACGATGTGATCCGCTATTCTCACGAAAAAGGCATGACCGAGATGTTTTCGCTGGTCGGCCGCAGCGGCCGGGAGTTGTCGGGAGCCAAGCGGGTCGACGGCGAATTGCCGTTCACCCTGTCGATCATCGATCTGGGCGGCGGCTTGACGATGGATGCTGCCCACCGTCGCACGATCACCCCGAAGCAGTTTGCCTCCCCTCTGCTGCGCGCCTGCTGGCGGGGATTGAGCCACCCGGACGTCACCTGGCACGAGGGCCTGCTCTACCTGGACTGGCAGGAGGCCGACCGGATGGCCGGCGGCATCGTCAACCTGAAATCGGCCAAACTGGGCAGCTATGCGGTGGTGGCCCGCGACTACCTGCATCTGATGCTGCGCTTCGGCTACCATTTCGCCATCATCGACTCGCTGGCCGGTGACGAACCGGAAGCCAACTACCTGACCTTTCGCTTCAAGGGCGGCGGCGGCAGCTACGACAACCGTCTGCGCCGGCTGCGGCTGGTCAGTGACGTGCTGACCTGGGCCGGATTTTCCACCCACGCCCACGGCGACTTGCTCGATGCCCGCTTCGATCGCCGGAGCGCCGCCGAGACGATCAGCCGACTGGTTGCCGTCAGCATCATTCAGGGCAAATGCCAGCTGCTGGACATGAAAATGGATTCGGACGACTCCATCGCCGCGCTGGTCGAGTCCATGAAAAAACCCTTAATTGCCGTCATCGACGGATCGCCCTAA
- a CDS encoding protein-tyrosine phosphatase family protein — MKHAHYRVDWVTDNLAVGQAPMSYDALDAIRALGIGAVLNLCAEFCDLHWIEEKAGFEVYYLPIPDEEAPDLAELEKALDWLDECLYLGKKVLVHCRFGIGRTGTVVNAYLLRKGLGHRLAGKTLKGLKSQPANFNQWWFIRKYGKKEKPLKIKQPSLNNQHLVDLFPFFSDHQQLLSRIDEAAPGDESRPCCGLNHDRCCCTILSLSFIETIFLSHLVNTTLPRQARLDLIDRAIATPLTRCPLSVDGRCLVPAGRPVACRLFDLETDRRQAIETPLQDGLKRLSGDVYFAFTSHFPHDPPLSFPLPHAVSGKYVQTLFHRLLRDQAQAPGRSA; from the coding sequence ATGAAACACGCTCACTACCGGGTCGACTGGGTCACCGACAATCTCGCCGTCGGTCAGGCCCCCATGTCCTACGATGCCCTCGACGCCATCCGGGCTCTGGGGATCGGCGCCGTACTCAACCTCTGCGCGGAATTCTGCGACCTGCACTGGATCGAGGAAAAAGCCGGCTTCGAAGTTTATTACCTGCCCATCCCCGACGAAGAAGCCCCGGACCTGGCGGAGTTGGAAAAAGCCCTCGACTGGCTCGACGAGTGTCTCTATCTCGGCAAGAAAGTGCTGGTCCACTGCCGGTTCGGCATCGGCCGCACCGGCACCGTCGTCAACGCCTACCTGCTGCGCAAAGGACTCGGCCACCGGCTCGCCGGCAAGACCTTGAAAGGGCTCAAGTCCCAGCCGGCCAACTTCAACCAGTGGTGGTTCATCAGGAAATACGGGAAAAAAGAGAAACCGTTGAAGATCAAGCAACCGTCCCTGAACAACCAACACCTGGTGGACCTGTTCCCGTTTTTTTCCGATCACCAGCAGCTTCTCAGCCGTATCGACGAAGCCGCGCCAGGTGACGAGAGCCGTCCCTGCTGTGGCCTGAACCACGACCGCTGCTGTTGCACCATACTGAGTTTGAGCTTTATCGAAACGATCTTCCTCAGCCACCTGGTCAACACCACACTGCCGCGCCAGGCCCGCCTGGACCTGATCGATCGGGCCATCGCCACACCGCTGACCCGCTGCCCGCTCAGCGTCGACGGCCGCTGCCTGGTCCCGGCCGGTCGGCCGGTGGCCTGCCGGTTATTCGATCTGGAGACGGACCGACGCCAGGCCATCGAGACACCGCTGCAAGATGGGCTGAAACGGTTGTCCGGCGACGTTTATTTCGCCTTCACCTCTCACTTCCCGCATGACCCGCCCCTCAGTTTCCCGTTGCCCCACGCGGTCTCCGGAAAATACGTGCAAACCCTGTTTCACCGGCTTTTACGAGACCAAGCACAAGCCCCTGGAAGATCGGCATAG
- a CDS encoding ATP-binding protein → MKQIRKIIQIDEELCNGCGQCVPDCAEGSLQIIDGKARLVADKLCDGLGACLGSCPTGALKIIEREADDFDEKAVEEFLANQKKQEQAAKAEPMACGCASTHIQSFRPAAAPTPCQAANLPTAMPAASAQDSQLRHWPVQIRLVPPHAPFLKGADLLVAADCTAVAAANFQQDYLANKVVMMGCPKFDDAEAYIQRFTEIIDTCGLKRITVLIMEVPCCSAMTVIIKRALERASATVPVEQIVISARGKELQRISW, encoded by the coding sequence ATGAAACAGATCAGAAAAATCATCCAGATCGACGAAGAATTGTGCAACGGCTGTGGGCAGTGCGTCCCCGACTGCGCCGAAGGCTCCCTGCAAATCATCGACGGCAAGGCCCGCCTGGTGGCCGACAAACTCTGTGACGGCCTCGGGGCCTGTCTCGGCTCCTGTCCCACCGGCGCCCTGAAGATCATCGAGCGGGAAGCGGACGACTTCGACGAAAAAGCGGTTGAGGAATTTTTGGCCAATCAGAAGAAACAGGAACAGGCCGCCAAAGCCGAGCCCATGGCCTGCGGCTGCGCCTCCACCCATATCCAGAGTTTCCGACCGGCAGCCGCCCCCACGCCTTGCCAGGCGGCCAACCTCCCCACGGCCATGCCGGCCGCGTCAGCTCAGGATTCGCAGTTGCGCCACTGGCCGGTGCAGATCCGCCTGGTGCCGCCGCATGCACCGTTTCTGAAGGGTGCCGACCTGCTGGTCGCGGCCGACTGCACCGCGGTTGCCGCCGCCAACTTTCAGCAGGACTACCTGGCCAACAAGGTGGTCATGATGGGATGTCCGAAATTCGACGACGCCGAAGCCTATATCCAGCGTTTCACTGAAATTATCGACACCTGCGGTCTGAAACGGATCACCGTGCTGATCATGGAGGTGCCCTGCTGCTCGGCCATGACGGTCATCATCAAACGCGCCCTGGAACGGGCATCGGCAACGGTGCCGGTGGAGCAGATCGTCATCTCCGCCCGCGGCAAGGAATTGCAGCGCATCTCCTGGTAA
- a CDS encoding YkgJ family cysteine cluster protein, producing MESNQLECQRCGNCCVSGGPALHSEDRRLVLEGHLPLAQLITIRKGELAYNPLSDTIQPVKRELVKISGVGREWNCYYFDPEQRGCTIYDMRPQACKALRCWDTEEVEALIETDTLERLDLLADDDPLRPLIVEHEQLFPCPDMLQLQQDGPGNRAAELEQRANDEIGYRTQAVQRFDLSLGEELFYFGRPLFHLFVSIGAEVMEVEGRLLITWKKASRSTT from the coding sequence ATGGAAAGCAACCAACTGGAATGTCAACGCTGCGGCAATTGCTGTGTCAGCGGCGGTCCGGCCCTCCATTCGGAGGATCGGCGGCTGGTCCTGGAAGGTCATCTGCCGCTGGCACAGTTGATCACCATCAGGAAAGGAGAGCTGGCCTACAACCCGCTTTCCGACACCATCCAGCCGGTGAAAAGGGAGTTGGTGAAGATCAGCGGCGTCGGTCGAGAGTGGAACTGCTATTACTTTGATCCGGAACAGAGGGGCTGCACCATCTACGACATGCGGCCGCAGGCCTGCAAGGCCCTTCGCTGTTGGGATACAGAAGAGGTGGAGGCGCTGATCGAAACCGACACCCTGGAACGTCTCGACCTGCTGGCTGACGATGACCCGCTGCGGCCGCTCATCGTCGAACATGAACAGCTTTTTCCCTGTCCAGATATGCTGCAGTTGCAACAGGACGGCCCGGGAAATCGGGCGGCGGAACTGGAGCAGCGGGCCAACGACGAGATTGGTTATCGAACCCAGGCGGTGCAGCGGTTCGACCTGAGCCTGGGCGAGGAGCTGTTCTATTTCGGCCGTCCGCTCTTTCACCTGTTCGTTTCCATCGGCGCCGAGGTGATGGAGGTGGAGGGACGGTTGCTTATCACCTGGAAGAAAGCGTCCAGATCAACCACCTGA
- a CDS encoding bifunctional acetyl-CoA hydrolase/transferase family protein/GNAT family N-acetyltransferase: MVEYDSAWQEKYRDMIMTPQKALAHVKSGNRVFLGTGCGEPVVLVEALVKNARNLADVEIVELLTKGEAPYIDRQYAETFKVNSFFIGGNVRSLYQEGRGDYTPILMYDIPALLKSGQLPLDVALIQVTPPDSRGKMSLGISVDIVKSAAENASLVIAQVNPQMPWTRGDSLVDVYDLDILVPVDVPLIERKRDSVPEVTKTIAQLVAALVPDGATIEFGLGTVPGFGRIPLAVAPYLKEKADLGIHTELISDEVMELIESGVVTGRRKTVDRAKVIGSFAMGSRRLYDYLDDNPLFSFRPTQYVNDANVIGKHNNMVTINMALQIDLTGQVSSDSENGKFYSGIGGQVDFNRGAARSSGGRPIIVMPSTDSEGRSRIVSRLSPGAGVVISRGTVHYVVTEYGSAYLRGKSVQDRTLALISIAHPEARPQLLKEAIEAKYIREEFADVEGKFVVASQSFMRTKFLLKDGTEINFRPIHPTDEPRMRDLLYNLSRETLYYRFMSHQERFGQRQIQNFVYIDHRKDVAIVGVLPEAYGDEIIAVGRYYLDERSNRAEVAFVVRDKWQNKGLGTFVFKHLVNIAKANGISGFTAEVLRNNNRMQAIFNHSGLNVTSTIEEGVYSYIMDF; the protein is encoded by the coding sequence ATGGTTGAATACGATAGCGCCTGGCAGGAAAAATACCGGGACATGATCATGACGCCGCAAAAGGCGCTGGCCCATGTGAAATCCGGCAATCGCGTGTTTCTCGGGACCGGCTGCGGCGAACCGGTGGTCTTGGTGGAAGCGCTGGTGAAGAACGCCCGCAACCTGGCCGACGTGGAGATTGTCGAGCTGTTGACCAAGGGTGAGGCCCCCTATATCGACCGTCAGTATGCCGAGACCTTCAAGGTCAATTCCTTTTTCATCGGCGGCAACGTCCGTTCGCTGTACCAGGAAGGGCGAGGGGACTACACGCCGATCCTCATGTACGACATCCCGGCCCTGCTCAAATCCGGCCAGCTGCCGCTGGATGTGGCGCTGATCCAGGTGACGCCGCCGGACAGCCGGGGCAAGATGAGCCTCGGCATCTCGGTGGACATTGTCAAGAGCGCCGCCGAAAACGCCTCTTTGGTGATCGCCCAGGTGAACCCGCAGATGCCGTGGACCCGCGGCGACAGCCTGGTTGACGTCTACGACCTGGATATCCTGGTGCCGGTCGATGTGCCGCTGATCGAGCGGAAGCGCGATTCGGTGCCGGAGGTGACCAAAACCATCGCGCAACTGGTGGCCGCCCTCGTGCCCGACGGGGCCACCATCGAGTTCGGTCTCGGTACCGTTCCCGGGTTCGGGCGCATCCCGCTGGCGGTGGCGCCGTATCTGAAAGAGAAGGCGGACCTCGGCATTCATACCGAGCTGATCTCCGACGAGGTCATGGAGTTGATCGAGAGCGGGGTGGTGACCGGCCGGCGCAAGACGGTGGATCGAGCCAAGGTGATCGGCAGTTTTGCCATGGGCAGCCGCCGGCTCTATGACTATCTGGACGACAATCCGCTCTTTTCCTTCCGGCCCACCCAATATGTGAACGACGCCAACGTGATCGGCAAGCACAACAACATGGTCACCATCAATATGGCGCTGCAGATCGATCTCACCGGGCAGGTCAGTTCCGATTCGGAGAACGGCAAGTTCTATTCGGGCATCGGTGGCCAGGTGGATTTCAATCGTGGCGCCGCCCGCTCCAGCGGCGGCCGGCCGATCATCGTCATGCCGTCGACCGACAGCGAAGGGCGGTCGCGGATCGTGTCACGGCTCAGTCCCGGCGCCGGGGTGGTGATCTCGCGGGGCACCGTCCATTATGTAGTGACCGAGTACGGCAGCGCCTATCTGCGGGGCAAGTCGGTCCAGGATCGCACCCTGGCCCTGATTTCCATTGCCCACCCCGAGGCCCGGCCACAACTGCTCAAAGAGGCCATCGAAGCCAAATACATCCGCGAGGAGTTTGCCGATGTGGAGGGCAAATTCGTAGTCGCTTCCCAGAGCTTCATGCGCACCAAGTTCCTGCTCAAGGACGGCACCGAGATCAATTTCCGGCCGATCCACCCCACCGATGAGCCGCGGATGCGCGACCTGCTCTACAATCTGTCACGCGAGACCCTCTACTACCGGTTCATGAGTCATCAGGAGCGGTTCGGCCAGCGGCAGATCCAGAATTTCGTCTACATCGATCACCGCAAGGACGTGGCCATCGTCGGCGTATTGCCGGAGGCCTACGGCGACGAGATCATCGCCGTCGGCCGCTACTATCTCGACGAGCGCAGCAATCGCGCCGAGGTGGCTTTTGTGGTCCGTGACAAATGGCAGAACAAGGGGCTCGGTACCTTCGTCTTCAAGCACCTGGTCAACATCGCCAAGGCCAACGGCATCTCCGGGTTCACCGCTGAGGTCCTGCGCAACAACAACCGGATGCAGGCGATCTTCAACCACTCCGGTCTGAATGTGACCAGCACCATCGAAGAGGGTGTGTACAGTTACATCATGGATTTTTGA